AAAAGACACAAGTGGTCGCCACCAACAGAATGAAGTTCTTAGGTTTTACGTTGGGCCACACTAAAGGCAGGGCTTTTCCCTATCCGGTGTGGTCAGCGAAGCAGCGAGTTAAACAAGCATTGAGGCGGCTGACTAAGCGTAATCGTGGTGTATCCGAAGACCAAATAATGGCAGAGATTCGTCAAAAGATGCGCGGTTGGTTGCAGTATTACAGCTTGGGTAGAATGAAGCGGTTCATCACGGAATTAGATGCGTGGCTGCGGTCACGTATTCGCCAGTACATTTGGAAACAATGGAAGAAAGCCAAAACTAGAGAGAACAACTTGAGCGGATTAGGATTTACGAAAGATGAAGCTAAGCTATCCGCTAACACGCGTAAAGGGTACTGGCGGACAGCGCATAGTAAAACGCTGTGCCGTACCCTAACTAACAAAGAGCTGGAACGTCGTGGACTCATTAACTTGAGTCAGACGCTCCAGCAAATTCAGAGTGCTTAAATTATTGAACCGCCGTATACGGAACCGTACGTACGGTGGTGTGAGAGGACGGTAACTTACAATTACCTCCTACTCGATTGATTAAATCTAACATTAAACGTAACTGAACGAATGACTATTTACAGCGCTGTTAAGCCGGATTGTGCTTATTTACAATCAACACGATAAAAGCGTTTCCACCACTTTATTTGAACTAACATTAAAAAAACGCCACTAAAAGATTAATTTGATGTTATAATTTCTAACATAAAATTCATTCAGCATTTAAATGAAGTGGAGGAGATCTAATGAGTACAGCAAACACAGCTTTTATTCTGGTCGCCAGCATTTTGGTTTTATTCATGACCCCCGGCTTAGCCTTTTTCTATGGTGGCTTAGTTTCACGGCGCAATGTAGTCAATACAATGTTGTCGGTTTTCTTCATTTGCGGGATCGCAATTTTATTGTGGGTCGCGATTGGCTATGAATTAGCGTTCAACGGTGATATTGGTGGTGTGATCGGTACCGTACATCACTTTTTCTTAACCAATCTTAATTTAAACCATGTGATGGCCAATGGGCTGCCGACTGGGGTGTACTTATTATTTCAAATGATGTTTGCGATTATTACACCAGCATTGTTTGTTGGTGCGATAGTCGGTCGGACTCGGTTTAAATTTTTGCTGTGGTTCATCGTTTTGTGGTCAGTACTGCTTTATTATCCGATGGTACACATGGTTTGGAGTGCAAATGGACTCTTAGCGCATATCGGGATGATCGATTTTGCTGGCGGCACGGTGGTGCATATTAATGCTGGGATCACAGCGTTTGTACTCTCTGCTTTTCTGGGCCGGCGGCATAATTACGGGCAAGAACTGCAACATTATAATTTGCCGTGGGTGTTACTGGGAACGACGATTTTGTGGATCGGCTGGTATGGGTTCAATGCCGGTAGTGCTTTAGCGATGAATTCGGTGGCGTTGCAAGCAGCGCTGACGACAACGGTAGCGACAGCCACTTCAATGATTGCATGGATGATTTTAGATATCATGATCGTGGGTAAACCGACCTTGGTCGGCGTCTGTACGGGGACACTGTGCGGCTTGGTCGGAATTACGCCTGGTGCCGGTTACGTCACGTTGGCAGGTTCATTTTGGATCGGCATTTTAGCCGTGGCGGCTAGTTACACTTTTATCACGTTATTGAAGCCGCGAATCGGTGTCGATGATGCGCTGGATGCTTTTGGTTGTCACGGCGTTAGCGGCATCATGGGCAGTATTGTGACTGGGTTATTCGCGACAAAAACGGTCAATGAGACGATTCCGGAAAATGGTTTGTTTTACGGTGGCGGCTTTAAATTATTGGGCGCGCAGTTATTTGGCACCGTGGCAACAATTATTTTTGTCGCCGTGTTGTGCGTCATTTTGATCAGTTTATTGCGGTTAGTCGTCCCGATGCGAGTGGATGCGGCCGAGGAAGATCTAGGCTTAGATCAAGGCGAGCACGGTGAAAGTGTCGATTATATTGTTAAAGGTGATCGCGATATCCTTAATCATCAGGCCGAATTCCAAGGGCAGATGGCGCGGTTGCAGCAGCGGCATAAGTAGCTGTGGTAAAATGAAAATAAAAAAGGATACTGACTAATGCAATTAAATCAACTACACCATATCGCAATCATCTGTTCCGACTACACTGCCAGTAAACATTTTTACTGCGATCTATTAGGTTTTACCCCGCTGCACGAAGTTAAGCGCGCTGACAAAGGTGACGTTAAGTTAGATGTTACCAATGGTAATTTGCAATTGGAATTATTTATTAAAGCCGCCGCGCCGCAACGAATCAGTTACCCGGAAGCGCAAGGGTTACGCCACATTGCCTTTAAAGTTGCCGACGTTGCGGCCACCGTTGCGGAATTAAATCAGCGCGGCATTAAAACTGAGCCGATCCGCCAAGATAGCGAGACGGGCGCGGCGATGACTTTCTTTTTCGACCCGGATGGTTTGCCGCTAGAATTGCATGAATGATCTTATAGATACTGTTATATACTGTTAGATACTGTAAACTAGCTGCGTAAACGTGGTTAAAAAAGCAGATTATGGGCGGTATAGCAACGCTAGTTGAACGAGCCACTGTGTGTCTCTTATCGTCTAGCTAAGCTATACGTCATAATCTGGGCGCCTTTCTAACTGCACTCTGAATATTTTTGGTGGTCATTCCCCGCGACTGTCGGTATAATCATAGGTGTTACCAAAGTTTAAGATCTGCTGATTTGGCTGATAAAATAGGTTGAATGTTGTAAACTTAAATCAGGTGATGATCGAAGTTAGATGATCTATAGTAACGAGGGGGGAAAAACGTGGCACTAGTGAACATACTTGGTATTGTGTTATGGCTGATCGTGTTGGCCTTTATCTGGTACACGATCCACAATATTCGTAGCCGTCGTCTGCGGCGTTTAGTTAAACACCAACGGAATTTTAGCGGTAAAGACTTCACCATATCCACGATCTTGGTGCTTGTAGCAGCTTTATTGCTGGGAACGGCCAGTTATTTAACGTTCTTCCGCGACGTTGATCTAGAAGATCAATCAGCGGTAACACTGAAATACAGTTATGAACCGTTAGTGATGACTGAGGTCGGCGGGAAGTTCTATGACGTTAAGGTTGAAAACGGCAATGGCAAGCAGCCGCAGCAGCATTACACGTACTGGGTAAAAGGCGCACGTTACCAAATTACCAGTAACAATGCGACGGTGGCAGCCGGCGCTAAACCAATCAACCTCACGGCAGCGAATTATCCATGGCCCCGTAAAGAATTAGCACGCAAAGATAAGCAATACGAACAGACCTTTGCGGCCACTTTACAAGCTACGTATAAGGAAACTTGGTTAAACGGTCTTGGCCTACGCGCTGGTCGTACGGCGACGCACTTTACCATTATTCGCGTACCAAACTCATCAGTAATTTATATGAAACCAGTAAAATAGATAATAAAAAAGTTGCCGGCATCGCACGGCAACTTTTTTTAACGCCAATGAATTCGCTGGATCACAAAATATTCCATTAAGACTTGTAGACCGCGAAACAGCGGGTAGCTCGCGCAGATCAGTGGCAAGTAAATCAACGCCAGAGACCAGTTGAACAATGAGATCAACGAGAAAAACTGGCCGGCTAGCGGGAACATTAAAATAAATGCAGTGATCAGGCTACCAACGAGTAGACTTTTCCAACGATTAAACGGTCGGGTGATCGAAATCAGCGCACTGAAGCTGACAGTGCCGGTTAGCAGCACGCTTAAGGTCGAAGTTTGCGCGTGGTTAAGCTGCAGCTGACCACCTAACAGGTGAACGAATAAAATGTAACTGACGATCAACGCTGCAGCGGGTACTGCGGTGCGCATGACTTTCGCCATAAAATAGCCGGTGATCCGCTGATAATTTGGCGCCATCGCTAGGAAGAATGAGGGGATTCCCACCGTCAACGCGGCGATCGGGGTTAATTGGATCGGCGCAAACGGATAATCTTGGTTAAGAAAGATAAAAACGAAGCCCAGCACCACGGAGTAAATGGTTTTGATCAAGTATAGTGCCGCCACCTGTTCAATGTTGTTGATCACGCGGCGACCTTCGTTTAATACATGCACCATGGCGTCAAAGTTAGAGTCTAGCAGGACAAAATCAGCAACACTTTTGGGTGCTTCGCTGCCACTGGCCAAAGCCACGCCGCAGTCAGCTTGGCGTAACGCTAAAACATCATTAACGCCATCGCCGGTCATCGCGACTGTATGGCCAGCAGCTTGATAAGCACGGATCAGCTGTTGCTTTTGTGTTGGCGATACCCGACCAAAAACCGTGTAATCACGAATCAATTGATCGAAGTCAGCCGTTTCGCCTTGGGTGTGCATGTCGATAAAATGGGTACTATCGGCGATTCCAGCACGTTGGGCAATATTAGCCACCGTTGTTGGATTATCACCGGAAATCACCTTGATCGCAATATCTTGAGTCGCAAAATAGCTGAACGTTTTGACTGCGGTCGGTCGGATTTCGTCGCGTAGCAAAATGAGTCCCCAAAATTCAATTGCAGCCGGTAAATCAGCGGTCAAGCGCGCTTGACTACGCGCTAGACATAAAACACGTTCTCCTTTTGCTGTGTGTTGAGCGATCAATTCTTGTTGTGCCGGCGTCAGTTGGGGCAGGACATATTCAGGGGCACCGATAATAAAACTGCCTTGCTCGGCAAAGGTGACGCCACTCCATTTACGTGCCGAAGAAAAAGGCATCGTTTGTACTTTCTGCCAGGTGGCCGGTTGCGGTAAAGCGGCTT
This is a stretch of genomic DNA from Loigolactobacillus coryniformis subsp. coryniformis KCTC 3167 = DSM 20001. It encodes these proteins:
- a CDS encoding ammonium transporter is translated as MSTANTAFILVASILVLFMTPGLAFFYGGLVSRRNVVNTMLSVFFICGIAILLWVAIGYELAFNGDIGGVIGTVHHFFLTNLNLNHVMANGLPTGVYLLFQMMFAIITPALFVGAIVGRTRFKFLLWFIVLWSVLLYYPMVHMVWSANGLLAHIGMIDFAGGTVVHINAGITAFVLSAFLGRRHNYGQELQHYNLPWVLLGTTILWIGWYGFNAGSALAMNSVALQAALTTTVATATSMIAWMILDIMIVGKPTLVGVCTGTLCGLVGITPGAGYVTLAGSFWIGILAVAASYTFITLLKPRIGVDDALDAFGCHGVSGIMGSIVTGLFATKTVNETIPENGLFYGGGFKLLGAQLFGTVATIIFVAVLCVILISLLRLVVPMRVDAAEEDLGLDQGEHGESVDYIVKGDRDILNHQAEFQGQMARLQQRHK
- a CDS encoding SMU1112c/YaeR family gloxylase I-like metalloprotein; translated protein: MQLNQLHHIAIICSDYTASKHFYCDLLGFTPLHEVKRADKGDVKLDVTNGNLQLELFIKAAAPQRISYPEAQGLRHIAFKVADVAATVAELNQRGIKTEPIRQDSETGAAMTFFFDPDGLPLELHE
- a CDS encoding LVIS_2131 family protein, with product MALVNILGIVLWLIVLAFIWYTIHNIRSRRLRRLVKHQRNFSGKDFTISTILVLVAALLLGTASYLTFFRDVDLEDQSAVTLKYSYEPLVMTEVGGKFYDVKVENGNGKQPQQHYTYWVKGARYQITSNNATVAAGAKPINLTAANYPWPRKELARKDKQYEQTFAATLQATYKETWLNGLGLRAGRTATHFTIIRVPNSSVIYMKPVK
- a CDS encoding cation-translocating P-type ATPase yields the protein MQTKIDLKTGLTTAEVEQRIATGQKNTPPPSLTRSTQQILRDNTLTLFNLINLILGALIVTTGSYRNLLFLGVATFNTIIGIVQELREKHKIDQLSLLAESPLTVIRQQQKQAIVQADIVRDDILFLSRGDQVPADSRVRQTDGLEVDESQLTGEAKPINKTVDSKLLSGSFIVSGQALVQVTAVGQQSFVAKLAHAAKQEKKLTSVLLDTINRIIKVLTFIIVPLGVALFISAYWQRGHLNHAILGTAAATIGMIPEGLVLLTSVALAVSALTLGRRQVLVRTLPAIEALARVDVLCLDKTGTITSGALTMSDLLPVAPHTKTQLEQALAQTVNTLNEDNPTAAALQAALPQPATWQKVQTMPFSSARKWSGVTFAEQGSFIIGAPEYVLPQLTPAQQELIAQHTAKGERVLCLARSQARLTADLPAAIEFWGLILLRDEIRPTAVKTFSYFATQDIAIKVISGDNPTTVANIAQRAGIADSTHFIDMHTQGETADFDQLIRDYTVFGRVSPTQKQQLIRAYQAAGHTVAMTGDGVNDVLALRQADCGVALASGSEAPKSVADFVLLDSNFDAMVHVLNEGRRVINNIEQVAALYLIKTIYSVVLGFVFIFLNQDYPFAPIQLTPIAALTVGIPSFFLAMAPNYQRITGYFMAKVMRTAVPAAALIVSYILFVHLLGGQLQLNHAQTSTLSVLLTGTVSFSALISITRPFNRWKSLLVGSLITAFILMFPLAGQFFSLISLFNWSLALIYLPLICASYPLFRGLQVLMEYFVIQRIHWR